One window of Brevibacillus choshinensis genomic DNA carries:
- a CDS encoding ABC transporter permease, with protein MSGMTAKTESISAMATTKTVNPFWYKIRRNPLTLFGLFLLLLILLASIFAPLISSYDPTKINIAQRFGPPSSEHWFGTDEVGRDIFTRILYGARLSLGVGVAVVFGAGLIGTVIGAVSGYFGGKLDQVIMRLMDIVLAFPSLVLAMAVAATLGPNLQNAMLAIAIIKIPVYVRLARAETLALREKLYVKAAVTFGIKPWRIIARHIIPNALSPVVIQVTLDIGDAILLVATLGFLGLGAQPPTPEWGAMISIGWKYLLDYWWYPTFPGLALFLASCGFNLIGDGIRDILDPKANR; from the coding sequence ATGTCTGGCATGACTGCGAAAACAGAAAGCATTTCGGCAATGGCAACCACGAAGACGGTCAACCCCTTTTGGTATAAAATTCGCAGAAATCCGCTGACGCTGTTTGGTTTGTTTCTGCTTCTACTCATCCTCTTGGCTTCAATCTTCGCGCCACTCATCAGCTCGTATGACCCGACCAAGATCAACATCGCACAACGGTTCGGTCCTCCAAGCAGCGAGCATTGGTTTGGCACAGACGAAGTTGGCCGCGATATCTTCACACGAATTCTGTACGGAGCACGTCTCTCCCTCGGAGTGGGTGTCGCCGTCGTATTCGGTGCAGGTCTGATCGGTACGGTGATCGGAGCGGTCTCCGGTTATTTCGGCGGCAAGCTGGATCAGGTCATCATGCGTCTCATGGATATTGTGCTTGCGTTTCCCTCTCTCGTCCTGGCCATGGCGGTAGCTGCAACACTCGGTCCCAACCTACAAAATGCCATGCTCGCCATTGCCATCATCAAAATTCCTGTCTATGTCCGTCTGGCGCGTGCCGAAACGCTCGCCCTGCGGGAAAAGCTGTATGTCAAAGCTGCTGTCACTTTTGGAATCAAGCCATGGCGCATTATTGCCCGTCATATCATTCCTAACGCTCTCTCCCCTGTCGTCATCCAGGTCACTCTGGACATCGGCGACGCGATTCTGCTCGTCGCTACACTGGGCTTCCTCGGATTGGGAGCACAACCGCCAACACCGGAGTGGGGCGCGATGATCAGCATTGGTTGGAAGTACTTATTGGACTACTGGTGGTACCCGACTTTTCCTGGGCTTGCGTTGTTTTTGGCTTCCTGCGGCTTTAATCTGATCGGCGACGGAATTCGAGATATCCTCGATCCAAAAGCCAACCGGTGA
- a CDS encoding ATP-binding cassette domain-containing protein, whose amino-acid sequence MNPLLQVSGIGKEYRKGTQSFHAVSQVDFSIARGETFGLIGESGSGKSTIGKMITGLEHPTNGTILYEGTTLWTGHKFNRLKPGEMQIVFQDPQSSLDPRMRVESIIMEPLQALPTTERKAKGTTEKLHALITRVGLKVEHLNRFPHEFSGGQRQRIAIARALITDPSFVVLDEPTSALDVSVQAHVLNLLQELKRERNLTYLFISHNMSVIRYMCDRMAVMQKGRIVETGSVTDIFTNPQDTYTQTLLSSLPSLHAKKVDNECLTEQSYEKSANKSS is encoded by the coding sequence ATGAATCCGTTGCTACAAGTATCTGGGATCGGCAAGGAATACCGAAAAGGCACTCAAAGCTTTCACGCTGTTTCCCAAGTCGACTTTTCCATAGCCCGGGGTGAAACATTTGGCCTCATCGGAGAGTCTGGCTCGGGAAAGAGCACCATCGGCAAGATGATTACAGGTCTGGAACATCCGACAAACGGCACCATCCTGTACGAAGGTACAACGCTTTGGACAGGTCACAAATTTAATCGATTAAAGCCAGGGGAAATGCAAATCGTTTTTCAAGATCCCCAATCTTCACTCGATCCTCGCATGCGTGTGGAGTCCATCATTATGGAACCTTTGCAAGCTCTACCGACTACCGAGAGAAAGGCCAAGGGAACAACAGAGAAGCTACACGCTCTGATTACCCGTGTCGGGCTGAAGGTCGAGCATCTGAATCGCTTTCCTCACGAATTCAGCGGTGGACAACGCCAGCGGATCGCGATCGCTCGGGCATTGATCACCGATCCTTCCTTTGTCGTTCTCGACGAGCCGACTTCCGCTCTAGACGTCTCGGTACAGGCCCACGTGCTGAATCTCTTACAAGAGCTGAAGCGTGAGCGTAATCTTACTTATTTGTTCATCTCACACAACATGTCTGTCATCCGCTACATGTGTGATCGCATGGCTGTCATGCAAAAGGGCCGCATCGTCGAAACCGGATCAGTGACAGACATTTTCACCAACCCGCAGGACACTTACACGCAAACCTTGCTGTCCTCCCTACCTAGTCTCCATGCAAAGAAGGTTGATAATGAATGT
- a CDS encoding ABC transporter ATP-binding protein — protein MLLEIKELTVEFSSMQNKVRALQNVSISIDQGEIVGIVGESGSGKSVTALTILGLLEKNASIPAGSITYKGKNILSLDKKQLQALRGKEIGMVFQEPMTALHPTMRIGDQLAEVIHRHRKISYREAYQQAIISLAEVQINDPELVARKYPFELSGGMRQRVVIALAMSAPPDLLIADEPTTALDVTIQHEILKLMQDLAAKRGTSIMLITHDLGVVAQVCQRVVVMYAGEVVETGTTEEVLRQPNHPYTKALIGALPDLAEPDQPLSAIPGESPDLRNRPRGCVFASRCVESLPICLEEPPVLEQAFIGASTHQVACWRREAE, from the coding sequence ATGCTGCTGGAAATCAAGGAACTAACCGTAGAGTTTTCATCCATGCAAAACAAGGTCAGAGCGTTGCAAAATGTCTCCATTTCCATTGATCAGGGAGAAATCGTCGGCATCGTCGGAGAATCGGGCTCTGGCAAATCCGTGACCGCCTTGACCATTTTAGGACTACTAGAGAAGAATGCGTCCATTCCTGCAGGTTCCATCACCTACAAAGGAAAGAACATTCTTTCCCTCGATAAAAAGCAACTACAGGCACTACGCGGAAAAGAAATCGGCATGGTCTTTCAGGAACCGATGACAGCCCTGCATCCTACCATGCGTATCGGAGATCAGCTCGCGGAGGTCATCCATCGCCACCGCAAAATCTCCTATCGGGAGGCGTACCAGCAAGCTATCATCAGCCTCGCAGAAGTACAAATTAACGACCCGGAGCTCGTTGCTCGCAAATATCCCTTTGAGCTGAGCGGCGGGATGCGGCAACGGGTGGTGATCGCACTCGCGATGTCCGCTCCTCCAGATCTGTTAATCGCTGACGAACCGACCACAGCCTTGGACGTGACCATTCAGCACGAGATTCTCAAGCTCATGCAGGATCTCGCAGCAAAGCGCGGTACTTCCATCATGCTGATCACCCACGATCTGGGCGTAGTCGCACAGGTGTGCCAACGAGTCGTGGTCATGTATGCGGGTGAAGTCGTGGAGACGGGTACGACCGAAGAAGTTTTGCGCCAGCCAAATCACCCGTACACCAAAGCACTGATCGGCGCGCTCCCAGATCTAGCGGAGCCCGACCAGCCACTCTCAGCTATTCCAGGAGAGTCGCCCGACCTGCGCAATCGTCCACGGGGGTGCGTCTTTGCTTCTCGCTGTGTGGAATCGCTTCCCATTTGTCTGGAGGAACCTCCCGTGCTGGAGCAAGCGTTTATCGGGGCAAGTACACATCAAGTGGCGTGCTGGAGGAGGGAAGCGGAATGA